The following are from one region of the Clostridia bacterium genome:
- a CDS encoding cytochrome c maturation protein CcmE: MSKKVKMSIGLLVIVGAMAYLMVAGFSGNAGFQVSISDLVLNGDNYAGEYLLVEGKVLPETIEWNGEQIELRFLVTDGQYQLPIIYYDVAPDNLDYEGGAEAILRGRYDHGAGVFVADTVETRCPSKYEAAEE; the protein is encoded by the coding sequence TTGTCCAAGAAGGTGAAAATGTCCATCGGGCTGTTAGTGATTGTGGGGGCCATGGCCTATTTGATGGTGGCCGGGTTCAGCGGCAATGCGGGCTTTCAGGTGAGCATTAGCGACCTGGTCTTAAACGGTGACAACTATGCCGGTGAATACCTGCTGGTAGAAGGAAAGGTATTGCCGGAAACCATTGAGTGGAACGGGGAACAAATCGAACTGAGATTCCTGGTCACCGACGGCCAGTACCAGCTGCCCATTATCTATTACGATGTGGCACCGGATAACCTGGATTATGAGGGCGGAGCCGAGGCGATCCTAAGGGGAAGATATGACCATGGCGCCGGCGTGTTTGTGGCCGATACCGTGGAAACGAGATGTCCCAGTAAGTATGAAGCGGCTGAGGAGTAG